A region of the Electrophorus electricus isolate fEleEle1 chromosome 7, fEleEle1.pri, whole genome shotgun sequence genome:
ATAGCAGTaatcacacaaaaacaacaacaataacaacaataaatggGAGCACATGCAAAATTTAATTAGGTAAAATATAATCTGATACTCTAATATTGGCAAtgtagtacattttaaaaagtaattaaaactAGTGGTTGTTACATAGTAAACAACAGTTTATTTTACAAGTAGTTGGCTGTTAGTTGATGCTTAGGCTTTATAGAGGTTCATCTTTATGAATCATTTTTATCTTGACCTGACAAGGTACTTGCTTAGTTTCAAACGGTCTTTCTCCTGGTACCATTTCAAGGTACCTAATCTTTAGTGATTCTTTCCCCACTAATTCTACTTTGGTTACTTTGTCTTAGGCAGAGGAGGGGAACTGCAGCAGGATGTCGAACAGCAGCGATGACGCCACCCTTAGACTCTTCCAGACGGTGGCCTACACGCCTGTGTTTGTGGCAGGTCTGTTACTCAACACCTCGGCGCTCTGGCTCTTCTTTCGTCTGCGCACCTGGACGGACACCCACATCTACATGTTCAACCTGATCCTCGCCGATCTCCTGGTCATCCTTTTCCTGCCCTTCCGGATATACGACACCGTCTACTCAATGCAGTCCGGGGGCTTCTGCGCGTTTTTGGTCATGGTGCATCAAACCAACATGTATGTCAGCATGTTGACCGTTGCGGCGATCAGCGCCCACCGCTTTGTAGCGGTCAGCTTCCCCCTGCTAACCAAAACCTTGGAAACCAGGAGGAAGATGATCGCACACGTGGTGTGCGCGCTCGTCTGGATAACGGTTATGGCGATTTACGTGGGCCTGTTGGGGCCAAGACCGGAGAAACTGCGCACGTGCTACGATGTCAAGCTGCAGAAGCCGAGGCTGTCGCGCTTATTGGTCGTACAGATTGTCGGGTATCTCCTGCCGATGGCCACTGTTGTGACTTGCTCGACAGGCGCAATGTGTACGGTGGCGAAGTCAGCGGAAGACTGTCACGAGCGTGCCGAGGAGAAGAACGCAGCTGGACGCAAGAAGGCAGTGGCCATAATCAAAGCCAACATGATCGTTTTCATTGTTTGCTTTACTCCGCTCCATGTTGCTTATTGGCTGAGATTTTATTGTTGGAACACCGATCACTTTAGTTATGTCTTTTACAAAGTCGCTCAGTGGATAGCAACAACCAACTGCTGTCTGGATTCGGTGGGATATTACTTcttgtttaaaaaaggttttcagaGGCAAGAATTTGCATAAGAATGATCTGAGATTAATGGTGTCCAATCCTTACAATTTGACCGCAGAGAGCTTGCAGGTCCTACCGTGTAGAAGGAAGCGCTCCTGCTTAAAGGAGCAATCAGTCATTTTTAACCCTATAAagtaacaaacaatatttatgagtatagaaaaaagtgcattttgttcTATAAACTGAAGAGAGATCTTTGTACAtctcaaatgaaccagtgttTGATATATAGAGCTCCATAAGCTCCATGATTTAATTCGATTTAGTACAGACATTCTGATACACCCAAACCACTAGTAGTCAGTATAATGGCTTTTTcataatgtaaaaaagaatCACTGGAagaatgacttattgctcctttaatatGTAGTGATTCTCTGAGATGTGTTTATTAAGGTTTTTTGCATACAGCTGGAGAGTATAGAATAATATTCAGGTAATTAAGTAtagaatacttttttttttttttttttttttttttactgtatgcTGCATAACAGCCCTATACACTTAGAATCAGTGGCAAACATTCAGATGTGTTTAGCTAGACATGACCACACTGTTCATTTggttacaaaacaaaagaacaaacctTCCCCATACCTGAGACttaagtattaaaaaaacattttcgcACCTTTGCTTCAAAGCACTTGTGATGTGCATATGTAGCACCAGCAGCTGGTGGTTTCCACTGTAGGTCTTATACATTTCAGTGTGTTCTCTGATCTTTGGCAGCTTTGGGCTTATTTGTAGACTTTTCAGTGCACCAACAGCAGGCTGTGGGTCTGCATACGGAACAAGGCCACGAAGCTCACGATGTCCTAGAACCTCGGATGGAGACAGGCTGTTCGGATACAGTCTGCTCCCTTTACTTGTGAAGTGGCACTGTTGCACTGGACCTTTTCATATAAATTTCCTTTAGTTTGACAAAATaaagttagtttttttttttaaaaacgtgtTAACAAAGGCTGGATGTCCTTGCTTTTACAAAGTCTCAGCATTCCATAAGAAGATGTGTGTTTTGCTGGTCTGCAGAAGTTAAATATGacttctttttaaaagaaaatgaaagggtAAACAGGTGTACCTTTCTCTTTTTGGGTATGGCCCTGGATAGTTAGTCATGGGGTTAAGATGGCTACAGGAAcggttacgtgtgtgtgtgtgtgtgtgtgtgtcgcgtGGGTTGATGGTTCTGCGCTTTGCAGAGATCTCTTGGTAAACATCTGAGGTTAAATGCTGGACCCAGTTGCCCAGCAGTAACAGCAGTAAGGCACGCTCCACGCTCCTCAATGGACGAACCCGGATAATCTCAGGCAAtgctaaaaacagaaacagcgTTAGCCAGAAGTTTAAATGCAACGCTCATAAAACAGATCACGCAAGTTAACTGGCATTTGTGTTAATTATGTGTTGTGTGATTGACACAGATCTAATTAACTTAGACATAATCTTTCAACACATCATTTTCTGTGCTGCAGCAGTCGCGGCCGTGCTGCTATGGTGATAGAaatctccatagcaacagaggGCTCAGGCTTCTTTTCTATAGATGCCTCTGTTGCACGATCGATGTCATGCCAGGACACAGTGCCTCGCAGATATCCAAACtcgcttttttaaaaaaccagaGCTTCACAGCCAAGCATTTTCCTGTGCTCTCGAGAGTCATACACTCTCCTAATGTCACAGATCCTTCCTCAGAGGACCCGCTAACCTCCGATCTGTTCTTTGAAAAACCAGAGTCTGAATTAGGCTATACATAAATTATAGAAATTCCACTTCATTTCAAGCAATAATTCCCAATTCTCAATTATTTAGGTTATGCAGCAGAAGAGAACCAAAAATGAACAATCGAATATTTTATTAGAATGATAAAATATCCATGTCAATTTACAAGTCAAAATAAGTCTGTGCACACCAACATttttgagttgtgtgtgtatatgtgtataactGTAAGTTTAAAGGTATATTCATATACATgtgatgatttaaaaaacaaaaacaaaaacatttgctttgtaCATTCGCATACATGTATTTTCTGTACACAGTGACATGAAAACAAGATGTGTAGGTTTCAACCTCAGTATTTAAACTATGTACAGTTTGCTGAGTCGTGGCCAAGACATGACTTTCTTGGCCCCTCAGTCAGAAATGTGACTCGGGCAAAATGCTGAGTCATCTtaggaaagaaataaaacaaaaaacaaaacgaacaAAAAGCTTACAGGAAGGCAGTTCGAAAGCTGGAAATCAGTTTGAGTCAATGTCAAATCAATCACAGGAAAGAAGACGCGGCTTGGAGAACTGTCCATCTGTGTCGCGCGGTGAGCTAAGCTGGTCAGATCATTTCAGATCACACGAATAAAATGTTCTTGTGCTTATGTACAGTGAGTGATGTGTTATAGGTTCATGATTGCACAGTATTCTTTGTCAGTTCTGAATGTGAAAGGCAGTGACCCTAAACAGAGAAATGGAATGGTATTCACAGTAGAGACTGGTTGAATATTTCTCCCTTGGGATAACACTTTACTACGGTGACCCACACGGTCATAATACAACGGCAGCTATGAAGCAGACGAAAGACAACAAATATCAGAAGTGAAAGGTTGAAAATACCGCAGCAGTGATACATTAAGTGATGTCCCATTAACAATAAGCCTGCTCAAAACTGAAATGTGATATAACACAGTGTTCAAACTgaataaacctttaaaaaatgaacttataaaaattaaacacgTCTTGATGACAAGTTGCCAACTAGACAGAACTGTCTGGCTTTGGTgacgtgtttgtgcgtgtgtgtgtgtgtgtgtgtgtgtgtgtgtgtgtgtgtgatgatcaTCATCTGACAATTTTCTCAACTGTGAACAACCCCAAGTGctgtgtttttgaaatgtttacatttggttATTGCATTGTGTTATGGCTTAATACTAATTCAgttcaaaattattattaaaacagttCACAAATGCAACTTTATTTAATGGTTCTATTCGGGTGCGGTTTTCACTTAAACCATTTGTGTTAAACCTTAATGtcactgtctttgtttttatttagtctgCTTCACAGTATTTGTTGTGTTATGGTCCTGTGtgcccccccacctcaccccaccccacgctCGCCCACCACTGTGGTACAAGATATGTCACAAAGAAGCTGAAAGTAAATACAAGTgacacaacaacacaaaaacaccccAAACCTTACTCAGAGGCTAAAAATAATGGAAGACGTTGAGTACAGTTATCGGCAGGATTAGAAACAGAACCGTCCGATGCCTTTTGACACAGAAACATCCTATTAAATACGACGCTGCATTTTGGCACTTCAGTTATGGTGTGTCGTGGATCTGATACTCCAGAGCTCAGACTGCATTTGCAGATCTCAGCAGGACAGGCGGAATACGTTTGTCCAGTACTGCTTCTACCGCGCGTCTTAGCGCTGtattgtgcgtgtgtctgtcctAGCGCGGTATCGTGTGAATGCTCGAGAAGTCTGGTTGATCTTTCTCTTGCTGACTCAAAGGGCTGTTGTGTATTGGCAGATGTCACTTCCTCCATGGGAGCGCAGGTTCCCGTGATTTTGACCTGTGAGTGAGGGGCCATGTCCCAGCACTTCCTGTTGACTGGATTCTGATTCAGTTTCCTGTATTTTAGAACTGATTTCCTGAAGGATTTCACATGGGGCAATCAGAAAAACAGATGTGaactctttccctccctcccacacacacacacacacacacacacacacacacacacacacacacacacacacacacacacacacacacacacacaagggtggTCTTGGCACAAGGCAATGGCAGGCAGTCACCTTACGCCTCCATGAGCCAAGGTACATATACAAATGATTTGTATTTGCTGATGTTAAATAACTTAtacttaaatatatatgaacatATTTTCAAGAGCTTGTTGTCCGCTATCGTAGCAGTTATGTTTAGTAATCTTATTGCAAGCAAGCGAACAGGCAATAGCTACAAGGCGTCAACTACAAGGCGTTAACTACAGTTTGGACAGGATGTGTTTGTCTGAGTTTTGAGAGACACCtgagtggagcagagagacacaaCATGGGGGGAAAGCAGAACATTTAGCACTGCACTCCCAAAACTGACTAGTGTTTGTCATTCAGACCAACTGCCTCAGAGGACAGACTCAATATGATGCAGGCAGTAATGACTGTATAGATTAGTGACAGGCCTTCCGACTCTTTTAGTGAGTCAGCTAACCAATAAGAGACAGCTTCTTCACTTTAATCCAAGACCTGAATCTCAATCGAAAATcagatataaatatgaaatttcACTTGAGGCTCCGGCTGCTAGACCTAGAGTTACAAGACCTAtcaatttcatttgcttttaaaacaacaacaacagcactCTGCTCTTCAATGTTCCCATCACTCACCCCAAAAGACCTACGAATTTATAGACAGAGTGTGGAGTatagatacagacacacaccgctgGAAACCAGCCGGCTTGAGAACTGCATATTGAGGCAGCAGAGGAGAGACCAAGGAAATCACTTCAGGTTGAggggggagtggggtggggaCCTCAGAATCACTAAATCCatccctgcccacacacacacacacacacacacacacacatatatacatacacacacatacacacacatacacacacggactcactcacacacacacacacacacacacacacacacacacacacacggactcactcacacacacacacacacacacacacacacacacacacacactcgcgttcgtgcactcccacacacaaacacgctgaCAGACCATGTAATCAGGCGTGAAGCTCGTACCAATCAAATTTTCGTTACACCCCATTTTCAATCATCCTTAGTaacattgcatgtgtgtgtatgctgtgtgtgtgtgtgtgtgtgtgtgtgtgtgtgtgtgtgtgtgtgtgtgtgtgtgtgtgtgtgtgaatgaatggatAAGGTGCCACAGGATCTGAAGTGCCACAGTGGGAATGTGATTGGTGTGTGCCAGTATGTACGTGTACTGAAGGCAGAGGTCTGCAGTTTGGCAGGTGCACGCGTACCATGCCAGAGTCCATGTTGCTGTGGATGGGAGAAGCTGTTCCTCTCCCAACCCTGGCCATATGGTTTCAGTATCTCCCATCTGCAA
Encoded here:
- the gpr35b gene encoding G-protein coupled receptor 35 isoform X1: MCMIHMTGVEERLILKMWDTGDRKTEKSKAEEGNCSRMSNSSDDATLRLFQTVAYTPVFVAGLLLNTSALWLFFRLRTWTDTHIYMFNLILADLLVILFLPFRIYDTVYSMQSGGFCAFLVMVHQTNMYVSMLTVAAISAHRFVAVSFPLLTKTLETRRKMIAHVVCALVWITVMAIYVGLLGPRPEKLRTCYDVKLQKPRLSRLLVVQIVGYLLPMATVVTCSTGAMCTVAKSAEDCHERAEEKNAAGRKKAVAIIKANMIVFIVCFTPLHVAYWLRFYCWNTDHFSYVFYKVAQWIATTNCCLDSVGYYFLFKKGFQRQEFA
- the gpr35b gene encoding G-protein coupled receptor 35 isoform X2, with the protein product MMAEEGNCSRMSNSSDDATLRLFQTVAYTPVFVAGLLLNTSALWLFFRLRTWTDTHIYMFNLILADLLVILFLPFRIYDTVYSMQSGGFCAFLVMVHQTNMYVSMLTVAAISAHRFVAVSFPLLTKTLETRRKMIAHVVCALVWITVMAIYVGLLGPRPEKLRTCYDVKLQKPRLSRLLVVQIVGYLLPMATVVTCSTGAMCTVAKSAEDCHERAEEKNAAGRKKAVAIIKANMIVFIVCFTPLHVAYWLRFYCWNTDHFSYVFYKVAQWIATTNCCLDSVGYYFLFKKGFQRQEFA